The Oryzias latipes chromosome 16, ASM223467v1 genome includes a region encoding these proteins:
- the LOC101166701 gene encoding CREB-regulated transcription coactivator 2 isoform X2 has product MSATGTGGCGPGPGPASGTGSGASNPRKFSEKIALHTQRQAEETAAFQEVMMDITSTRLQAQKLRLARTQGPYYGGSLPNVNQIGRNPQDFQVSFPSALESSRSTRHHGLVERVQRDRRFMSPVRPYRNRQVDNSLYNNAYLSPPPDASWRRTNSDSALHTSVMNPPAGDPFAMGGPALTPQSSRRSGQSDGEGRRMFPYPVPPIEENVQDEVKLLKPWETKKLSLLSSRPKSCEVPGINVFTSPEQPATPSHSLPSALNTGGSLPDLSSLHFPSPLPTPLDLDEPGFSGTSSLSGGSSTGNLASTLTQLGINAANAPGGNGSFHHAASGLLSSLQSSPSNPSLQSSLSNPNIQASLSSHSFSNSLSSASLHSSLSNPSLQSSLSSSPSLPSSLSSQSLHSSLSNSSLQSASGSNPNYSGGVGGSGTGSSFSQTSHSSSPRKRAQLSPLILPMGAESRRHHSKQFSPIMSPTLSSITQGVPLDTSKFLLDQSLPPYPLSQSHQQHSGLSGPHPPQQPPQMGQHHQQHLHRLPHPRPGAQQVQNLQNFRNQHLQHFGGNQAALGSQVKAESMLDPCVQTPSPSVGPVKPEAEPQYQQGGEAPDLYNDALFNSLMDDPYLSLQISKSRQQFLAEHQGDGLSLHHGALSCDKNQLSSNSQGALEQQDSGNQQLLNNQNQNYSCDEGRHNVPNIILTGDSPTGLSKEIASALSNVPGFEIDSFSLDEQLRMDPLTLDMLESDLMLADPAVEDSFRSDRLK; this is encoded by the exons ATGTCTGCGACGGGTACAGGCGGCTGTGGACCGGGACCCGGACCCGCCTCGGGAACTGGGTCCGGTGCCTCAAACCCCCGAAAATTTAGCGAGAAGATAGCGCTTCACACCCAACGGCAGGCGGAGGAAACAGCCGCCTTCCAGGAGGTCATGATGGACATCACTTCGACCAGG CTGCAGGCCCAGAAGCTCCGCCTGGCCCGGACCCAGGGTCCGTACTACGGCGGCTCCTTACCCAACGTCAACCAGATCGGCAGGAACCCTCAGGACTTCCAG GTCTCCTTCCCGTCCGCTCTGGAGTCCAGCAGGTCTACTCGGCACCACGGCCTGGTGGAGCGGGTCCAGAGGGACCGCCGCTTCATGTCTCCTGTCCGACCCTACAGGAACCGCCAA GTGGACAACTCCCTCTACAACAACGCCTACCTGTCGCCCCCACCCGACGCCAGCTGGAGAAG GACCAACTCGGATTCGGCCCTCCACACCAGCGTGATGAACCCCCCTGCTGGAGACCCCTTCGCCATGGGTGGGCCGGCCCTCACCCCCCAGAGCAGCAGGCGCAGCG gtcagagcgATGGGGAGGGCAGGAGAA TGTTCCCGTATCCGGTTCCTCCCATAGAAGAGAACGTTCAGGACGAGGTGAAGCTGCTCAAACCCTGGGAGACCAAGAAG CTGTCGTTGCTGTCGTCTCGACCCAAGTCCTGTGAGGTCCCCGGCATCAA TGTCTTCACGTCTCCGGAGCAGCCCGCCACGCCGTCTCACAGCCTCCCTTCCGCCCTGAACACCGGCGGCTCGCTGCCCGACCTGTCCAGCCTCCACttcccctcccccctccccacgCCGCTGGACCTGGACGAGCCCGGCTTCTCGGGGACCTCCTCCCTGAGCGGGGGCAGCAGCACGGGGAACCTGGCCTCCACCCTCACCCAGCTGGGCATCAATGCCGCCAATGCTCCAGGAGGCAACGGCAGCTTCCACCACGCCGCATCGG GGCTTCTGTCGTCCCTGCAGAGCTCGCCCAGTAACCCCTCCCTCCAGTCGTCGCTAAGCAACCCCAACATCCAGGCGTCTCTCAGCAGCCACTCTTTTTCCAACTCCCTGAGCTCCGCCTCTCTGCACTCATCGCTCAGCAACCCTTCACTGCAATCATCTCttagctcctccccctccctgccATCCTCCCTCAGCAGCCAATCGTTGCATTCATCTCTCAGTAACTCCTCCCTCCAGTCGGCGTCTGGCAGCAACCCCAACTACAGCGGCGGGGTGGGCGGGTCTGGGACAGGCTCCTCCTTCTCCCAGACATCCCACAGCTCATCACCACGGAAACGAGCCCAGCTGTCCCCACTGATCCTGCCAATGGGGGCGGAGTCACGGAGGCATCATTCCAAGCAGTTCTCTCCCATCATGTCCCCCACGCTGTCATCCATCACACAG GGCGTTCCGTTGGACACCAGCAAGTTCCTTCTGGATCAGTCCCTCCCCCCGTACCCGCTCAGCCAGTCCCACCAGCAGCACTCGGGTCTGTCGGGTCCCCATCCGCCCCAGCAGCCGCCCCAAATGGGTCAGCACCACCAGCAGCATCTGCACCGCCTCCCCCATCCCCGGCCTGGCGCGCAGCAGGTCCAGAACCTTCAGAACTTTCGCAACCAGCACCTGCAGCACTTTGGAGGG AACCAGGCGGCGTTGGGATCACAAGTCAAGGCGGAGAGCATGCTGGACCCATGCGTTCAGACCCCCTCCCCCTCTGTGGGCCCCGTCAAGCCGGAGGCGGAGCCACAGTACCAGCAGGGCGGCGAGGCCCCCGACCTGTACAAC GACGCCCTGTTCAACTCCCTGATGGACGACCCGTACCTGAGCCTGCAGATCAGCAAGTCCCGTCAACAG TTCTTAGCAGAGCACCAGGGGGACGGGCTGTCCCTGCACCACGGCGCCCTGAGCTGCGACAAGAACCAGCTGTCCTCCAACAGCCAGGGGGCGCTGGAGCAGCAGGACTCCGGGAACCAGCAGCTGCTCaacaaccagaaccagaactacAGCTGCGACGAGGGACGGCACAACGTGCCCAACATCATCCTCACAG GAGACTCTCCCACCGGTCTGTCTAAGGAGATCGCCAGCGCGCTGTCCAACGTTCCCGGCTTTGAGATCGACTCCTTTTCTTTGGACGAGCAGCTCCGGATGGACCCGCTGACTCTGGACATGCTGGAGAGCGACCTGATGCTCGCCGACCCCGCCGTGGAGGACTCGTTCCGCTCCGACCGGCTCAAGTGA
- the LOC101166701 gene encoding CREB-regulated transcription coactivator 2 isoform X1, with the protein MSATGTGGCGPGPGPASGTGSGASNPRKFSEKIALHTQRQAEETAAFQEVMMDITSTRLQAQKLRLARTQGPYYGGSLPNVNQIGRNPQDFQVSFPSALESSRSTRHHGLVERVQRDRRFMSPVRPYRNRQVDNSLYNNAYLSPPPDASWRRNWSGNFPGDKGQFRLPTTALNRTNSDSALHTSVMNPPAGDPFAMGGPALTPQSSRRSGQSDGEGRRMFPYPVPPIEENVQDEVKLLKPWETKKLSLLSSRPKSCEVPGINVFTSPEQPATPSHSLPSALNTGGSLPDLSSLHFPSPLPTPLDLDEPGFSGTSSLSGGSSTGNLASTLTQLGINAANAPGGNGSFHHAASGLLSSLQSSPSNPSLQSSLSNPNIQASLSSHSFSNSLSSASLHSSLSNPSLQSSLSSSPSLPSSLSSQSLHSSLSNSSLQSASGSNPNYSGGVGGSGTGSSFSQTSHSSSPRKRAQLSPLILPMGAESRRHHSKQFSPIMSPTLSSITQGVPLDTSKFLLDQSLPPYPLSQSHQQHSGLSGPHPPQQPPQMGQHHQQHLHRLPHPRPGAQQVQNLQNFRNQHLQHFGGNQAALGSQVKAESMLDPCVQTPSPSVGPVKPEAEPQYQQGGEAPDLYNDALFNSLMDDPYLSLQISKSRQQFLAEHQGDGLSLHHGALSCDKNQLSSNSQGALEQQDSGNQQLLNNQNQNYSCDEGRHNVPNIILTGDSPTGLSKEIASALSNVPGFEIDSFSLDEQLRMDPLTLDMLESDLMLADPAVEDSFRSDRLK; encoded by the exons ATGTCTGCGACGGGTACAGGCGGCTGTGGACCGGGACCCGGACCCGCCTCGGGAACTGGGTCCGGTGCCTCAAACCCCCGAAAATTTAGCGAGAAGATAGCGCTTCACACCCAACGGCAGGCGGAGGAAACAGCCGCCTTCCAGGAGGTCATGATGGACATCACTTCGACCAGG CTGCAGGCCCAGAAGCTCCGCCTGGCCCGGACCCAGGGTCCGTACTACGGCGGCTCCTTACCCAACGTCAACCAGATCGGCAGGAACCCTCAGGACTTCCAG GTCTCCTTCCCGTCCGCTCTGGAGTCCAGCAGGTCTACTCGGCACCACGGCCTGGTGGAGCGGGTCCAGAGGGACCGCCGCTTCATGTCTCCTGTCCGACCCTACAGGAACCGCCAA GTGGACAACTCCCTCTACAACAACGCCTACCTGTCGCCCCCACCCGACGCCAGCTGGAGAAG GAATTGGTCTGGAAACTTCCCCGGGGATAAAGGCCAGTTTCGTCTCCCCACCACTGCACTCAACAG GACCAACTCGGATTCGGCCCTCCACACCAGCGTGATGAACCCCCCTGCTGGAGACCCCTTCGCCATGGGTGGGCCGGCCCTCACCCCCCAGAGCAGCAGGCGCAGCG gtcagagcgATGGGGAGGGCAGGAGAA TGTTCCCGTATCCGGTTCCTCCCATAGAAGAGAACGTTCAGGACGAGGTGAAGCTGCTCAAACCCTGGGAGACCAAGAAG CTGTCGTTGCTGTCGTCTCGACCCAAGTCCTGTGAGGTCCCCGGCATCAA TGTCTTCACGTCTCCGGAGCAGCCCGCCACGCCGTCTCACAGCCTCCCTTCCGCCCTGAACACCGGCGGCTCGCTGCCCGACCTGTCCAGCCTCCACttcccctcccccctccccacgCCGCTGGACCTGGACGAGCCCGGCTTCTCGGGGACCTCCTCCCTGAGCGGGGGCAGCAGCACGGGGAACCTGGCCTCCACCCTCACCCAGCTGGGCATCAATGCCGCCAATGCTCCAGGAGGCAACGGCAGCTTCCACCACGCCGCATCGG GGCTTCTGTCGTCCCTGCAGAGCTCGCCCAGTAACCCCTCCCTCCAGTCGTCGCTAAGCAACCCCAACATCCAGGCGTCTCTCAGCAGCCACTCTTTTTCCAACTCCCTGAGCTCCGCCTCTCTGCACTCATCGCTCAGCAACCCTTCACTGCAATCATCTCttagctcctccccctccctgccATCCTCCCTCAGCAGCCAATCGTTGCATTCATCTCTCAGTAACTCCTCCCTCCAGTCGGCGTCTGGCAGCAACCCCAACTACAGCGGCGGGGTGGGCGGGTCTGGGACAGGCTCCTCCTTCTCCCAGACATCCCACAGCTCATCACCACGGAAACGAGCCCAGCTGTCCCCACTGATCCTGCCAATGGGGGCGGAGTCACGGAGGCATCATTCCAAGCAGTTCTCTCCCATCATGTCCCCCACGCTGTCATCCATCACACAG GGCGTTCCGTTGGACACCAGCAAGTTCCTTCTGGATCAGTCCCTCCCCCCGTACCCGCTCAGCCAGTCCCACCAGCAGCACTCGGGTCTGTCGGGTCCCCATCCGCCCCAGCAGCCGCCCCAAATGGGTCAGCACCACCAGCAGCATCTGCACCGCCTCCCCCATCCCCGGCCTGGCGCGCAGCAGGTCCAGAACCTTCAGAACTTTCGCAACCAGCACCTGCAGCACTTTGGAGGG AACCAGGCGGCGTTGGGATCACAAGTCAAGGCGGAGAGCATGCTGGACCCATGCGTTCAGACCCCCTCCCCCTCTGTGGGCCCCGTCAAGCCGGAGGCGGAGCCACAGTACCAGCAGGGCGGCGAGGCCCCCGACCTGTACAAC GACGCCCTGTTCAACTCCCTGATGGACGACCCGTACCTGAGCCTGCAGATCAGCAAGTCCCGTCAACAG TTCTTAGCAGAGCACCAGGGGGACGGGCTGTCCCTGCACCACGGCGCCCTGAGCTGCGACAAGAACCAGCTGTCCTCCAACAGCCAGGGGGCGCTGGAGCAGCAGGACTCCGGGAACCAGCAGCTGCTCaacaaccagaaccagaactacAGCTGCGACGAGGGACGGCACAACGTGCCCAACATCATCCTCACAG GAGACTCTCCCACCGGTCTGTCTAAGGAGATCGCCAGCGCGCTGTCCAACGTTCCCGGCTTTGAGATCGACTCCTTTTCTTTGGACGAGCAGCTCCGGATGGACCCGCTGACTCTGGACATGCTGGAGAGCGACCTGATGCTCGCCGACCCCGCCGTGGAGGACTCGTTCCGCTCCGACCGGCTCAAGTGA